In Aristaeella hokkaidonensis, the following are encoded in one genomic region:
- a CDS encoding DUF1385 domain-containing protein: MNTEQEKKFDVGGQAVMEGVMMRSPNATAVTVRRPDGTMVTKLTPFVPLKEKHPWMGKPFIRGIINMGTMLYYGMNTLEDSTKMLGMLDEEPTKFEKWLARKLGKGVDKIVMAFAIILAVILSVALFIALPAGVESLLRSAGMSTIGYTLIGGLVKILILIGYMIFCGCVPEVRRTFQYHGAEHKSVHCHESGLSLTPANAQTFSRLHPRCGTAFLLIVFSISILLFLVLNVLVPISNFFVRFLFHLAMLPIVAGVSYEVLMGLAHSNSKGACILRWPGLQMQRLTTREPDESMLECAIVSVNVVLNGFPEHVKKTPEGWGIFHSYLESEPGYVPPEPEEEKSESEADTSDDAEV, from the coding sequence ATGAATACAGAACAGGAAAAGAAATTCGATGTCGGCGGTCAGGCTGTGATGGAAGGCGTGATGATGCGTTCTCCCAATGCCACTGCCGTTACTGTCCGCCGTCCTGACGGTACCATGGTTACCAAGCTGACGCCCTTCGTTCCGCTGAAAGAGAAGCATCCCTGGATGGGAAAGCCTTTCATCCGCGGAATCATCAATATGGGTACCATGCTTTATTACGGGATGAACACCCTTGAAGACTCCACCAAAATGCTCGGCATGCTGGATGAAGAACCCACTAAGTTCGAAAAGTGGCTCGCCCGCAAGCTTGGCAAGGGCGTCGATAAGATCGTCATGGCTTTTGCCATCATTCTGGCAGTCATTCTTTCCGTTGCCCTTTTCATTGCGCTGCCCGCCGGCGTGGAAAGCCTGCTCCGCAGTGCCGGGATGTCCACCATCGGCTACACGCTGATCGGCGGCCTGGTCAAGATTCTCATCCTGATCGGTTATATGATCTTCTGCGGCTGTGTTCCGGAAGTCCGTAGAACCTTCCAGTACCACGGTGCGGAACATAAATCCGTCCATTGCCATGAATCCGGTCTTTCCCTGACGCCCGCCAACGCGCAGACCTTTTCCCGTCTGCATCCCCGCTGCGGTACGGCGTTCCTGCTGATTGTCTTCTCCATCAGTATCCTGCTTTTCCTGGTGCTGAATGTGCTTGTCCCCATCAGCAATTTCTTTGTTCGTTTCCTTTTCCACCTGGCGATGCTTCCCATCGTTGCCGGTGTCAGTTACGAGGTCCTGATGGGCCTGGCCCATTCCAACAGCAAGGGAGCCTGTATCCTGCGCTGGCCTGGCCTGCAGATGCAGCGTCTCACCACCCGTGAACCGGATGAATCCATGCTGGAATGCGCTATTGTTTCTGTAAATGTCGTCCTGAACGGCTTCCCGGAACATGTAAAGAAAACACCGGAAGGCTGGGGCATCTTCCACAGTTATCTCGAATCCGAACCCGGATACGTCCCTCCCGAACCTGAAGAAGAAAAGTCTGAAAGTGAAGCCGACACATCCGATGATGCTGAGGTGTAA
- the prmC gene encoding peptide chain release factor N(5)-glutamine methyltransferase, giving the protein MTCRDLIRRTAEQFSAAGVPDPVNDAALLLSHLTGLSPLSLRLDEDTVLDYRVVDAYQVLVGQRISRIPLQYILGEAPFYGRLFRVDSRVLIPRPETELLCEWALEVLRNDPLPRILDLCCGSGCIGITLKAEKPDAFVTCSDLSPDALALAAENAEQLGVDVAFCQTDLLDGFATSGFNLIISNPPYIPSADCNTLQEEVLREPRLALDGGPDGLSVYRRIIPDAFRSLVSGGVLMMELGEGEDADVEKLLLDHSFTSVEIREDLSGIRRMILARKP; this is encoded by the coding sequence ATGACTTGCCGAGATTTGATCCGCCGTACAGCTGAGCAGTTCAGCGCAGCAGGTGTTCCCGATCCGGTGAATGACGCTGCTTTGCTGCTCTCTCACCTGACAGGGCTCTCACCGCTTTCCCTGCGCCTGGATGAAGACACCGTCCTGGATTACAGGGTTGTGGATGCCTATCAGGTACTTGTCGGGCAGCGGATCTCCCGGATTCCCCTGCAGTATATTCTTGGGGAAGCGCCTTTTTACGGCCGCCTTTTCCGTGTGGATTCACGCGTGCTGATTCCCCGCCCGGAAACGGAACTGCTGTGTGAGTGGGCGCTGGAAGTTCTCCGCAATGATCCGCTTCCCCGGATTCTGGATCTCTGCTGCGGCAGCGGATGTATCGGCATAACGCTGAAGGCTGAAAAGCCGGATGCATTTGTCACCTGTTCTGATCTTTCCCCCGATGCCCTGGCTCTTGCCGCTGAAAATGCTGAGCAGCTGGGTGTGGACGTGGCCTTCTGCCAGACCGATCTCCTGGATGGTTTTGCCACTTCAGGCTTTAATCTGATTATCAGCAATCCGCCTTATATTCCTTCTGCCGACTGCAATACCCTGCAGGAAGAGGTTCTGCGGGAGCCGCGCCTCGCGCTGGACGGCGGGCCTGATGGTCTTTCAGTATACCGCAGGATCATTCCGGATGCTTTCAGGTCATTGGTTTCCGGCGGTGTACTGATGATGGAGCTCGGCGAAGGCGAAGACGCTGATGTCGAAAAACTGCTTCTTGATCATTCTTTTACTTCTGTGGAAATCCGGGAAGACTTGTCCGGAATCCGCAGGATGATTCTTGCCAGAAAACCGTAA
- the prfA gene encoding peptide chain release factor 1, which translates to MFTKLESLSDRFRELSEAIAQPEVIQDYPRYQACLKERSSLEPVVEKYDAFRRVEQQIQDNRELLSDPLFASEAEKELADLAVQREKLIADLKLLLVPPDPLDDRNVIMEIRAGVGGEEAALFAGDLMRMYLRYADRNQLQASLLSVSDTDLGGINEALLMFSGPEAFGRLKFESGVHCVKRVPVTESSGRIHTSTVTVAVFPEAQEVEFTLDPADLRIDVFHASGHGGQGVNTTDSAVRMTHLPTGLVVTCQDERSQLENKAKALRVLRSRLFDRLKEEQAAAHAEDRRNQIGWGERSDRIRTYYFNHDYVVDHRLNLTVNRTANVMNGDLVPFIDALRLAEKTEKMNLLNRK; encoded by the coding sequence ATGTTTACGAAACTGGAGAGCCTTTCAGACCGCTTTCGGGAACTGTCCGAAGCGATTGCCCAGCCGGAAGTCATACAGGACTATCCGCGTTATCAGGCCTGTCTGAAAGAGCGTTCCTCTCTGGAACCCGTTGTGGAAAAATATGATGCCTTCCGTCGTGTGGAACAGCAGATTCAGGATAACCGTGAATTGCTTTCTGATCCTCTTTTTGCATCTGAAGCTGAAAAGGAACTTGCTGATCTTGCTGTCCAGCGTGAAAAACTGATAGCAGACCTGAAGCTTCTGCTTGTTCCTCCGGATCCGCTGGATGACCGGAATGTGATTATGGAAATCCGCGCCGGCGTAGGCGGTGAGGAAGCTGCCCTTTTTGCCGGCGATCTGATGCGGATGTATCTGCGCTATGCCGATCGGAATCAGCTTCAGGCTTCCCTGCTTTCCGTCAGCGATACGGATCTCGGCGGCATCAATGAAGCCCTGCTCATGTTTTCCGGGCCGGAAGCCTTCGGCCGGCTGAAATTCGAAAGCGGCGTTCATTGCGTCAAACGGGTTCCTGTCACTGAAAGCAGCGGCAGGATTCATACTTCCACCGTCACAGTTGCTGTTTTTCCGGAAGCACAGGAAGTTGAATTCACCCTCGATCCCGCGGATCTGCGTATAGACGTCTTCCATGCGTCCGGCCACGGCGGACAGGGTGTCAACACTACCGACAGTGCCGTCCGTATGACTCACCTGCCTACCGGTCTGGTTGTCACCTGTCAGGATGAACGCAGCCAGCTGGAGAACAAAGCCAAAGCGCTTCGCGTGCTTCGTTCCCGTCTTTTTGACAGGCTGAAGGAAGAGCAGGCTGCGGCTCACGCGGAAGACCGCAGGAACCAGATCGGATGGGGTGAACGCAGCGACCGGATCCGCACCTATTACTTTAATCATGATTATGTTGTTGATCACCGTCTGAATCTGACCGTCAACCGTACGGCCAACGTCATGAACGGTGATCTGGTGCCTTTTATTGACGCGCTCCGCCTGGCTGAAAAAACAGAGAAAATGAATCTCCTGAACCGGAAGTGA